From the Desulfobacterales bacterium genome, one window contains:
- a CDS encoding phosphotransferase family protein, translated as MIKVDKNNPSKEFIETIRRRFPIESEIDRILTSKMNRRPGKMFSPLTLESLSKNLEQFIRSKYDQPFKISDVDWLPGGASKLQVGFILEWGPPGDKVHTPMVLRMEPEESICESSRSREFQIIKAFEGTVPVPPVYWVDEQKDYMPLPALIYGFVEGVTKPKNAVRNVTGVGLNVGTRLRKILTPQFIGHLSIIHTCDFKEFELKNFDCPRVGTTEAALWAVNWWERVWEEDAGEDVPLLRYTAAWLRDNLPITDRLSIVHGDFRTGNWLFREEDGKITAWLDWELAHIGDRHEDLGWAMLSAFGHMDEDGKKFLVGGLLPEKEFIDAYEKASGTKVNPKTLYFYRIQALYKSIVITLGTGYRIAKMGKTHQDVLVAWLMGVAPVLLADLSELLEKGE; from the coding sequence ATGATAAAAGTTGACAAAAACAATCCGAGCAAGGAGTTTATAGAAACGATCCGTCGACGGTTTCCAATAGAAAGTGAAATCGATCGCATATTGACCAGCAAAATGAATAGAAGACCCGGGAAAATGTTTTCGCCGTTGACTCTCGAATCGTTGTCCAAGAATTTAGAGCAGTTTATTCGAAGTAAATACGATCAACCTTTCAAAATTTCCGATGTGGATTGGTTGCCGGGGGGGGCCTCGAAGTTGCAGGTAGGGTTTATTCTAGAGTGGGGGCCCCCGGGCGATAAGGTTCATACGCCCATGGTGTTGCGAATGGAGCCTGAGGAATCGATTTGTGAATCCAGCCGCTCACGGGAGTTTCAAATTATTAAGGCGTTTGAAGGAACTGTGCCGGTTCCTCCCGTTTACTGGGTAGATGAACAAAAAGATTATATGCCACTTCCTGCGCTTATCTACGGATTTGTTGAGGGTGTTACAAAACCCAAAAACGCTGTTAGAAACGTCACGGGTGTGGGGTTGAATGTTGGCACCCGATTAAGAAAGATTCTGACACCGCAATTCATTGGGCATCTTTCAATAATACACACATGCGATTTTAAGGAATTCGAGCTGAAAAATTTTGATTGCCCCAGAGTCGGCACTACAGAAGCCGCCTTGTGGGCCGTGAATTGGTGGGAGAGAGTCTGGGAGGAAGACGCGGGCGAAGATGTGCCTTTATTGCGGTACACTGCCGCCTGGCTGAGGGACAACCTGCCGATAACCGATCGGTTATCAATTGTTCATGGAGATTTTCGCACCGGGAATTGGCTTTTCAGGGAGGAAGATGGAAAAATAACGGCCTGGCTTGATTGGGAACTTGCCCATATTGGTGACCGGCATGAGGATTTGGGATGGGCCATGCTTTCTGCTTTCGGGCATATGGACGAAGATGGAAAAAAATTCCTGGTAGGCGGATTGCTGCCTGAAAAAGAGTTTATAGATGCTTATGAGAAAGCCAGCGGAACAAAGGTTAACCCGAAAACGCTCTATTTTTACCGCATTCAGGCGCTTTACAAGAGCATTGTGATAACGCTTGGAACAGGGTATCGAATCGCTAAAATGGGAAAAACCCATCAAGATGTCCTTGTCGCGTGGCTTATGGGCGTGGCTCCTGTATTGCTGGCTGATCTTTCAGAACTACTCGAAAAAGGAGAATGA
- a CDS encoding MMPL family transporter yields MEESGGKFWASIVERQLKYRYWVMAGMIVLTLFFAQEIFFKLKIETNFFELYPPKHQYIQLYKEFRKMFGSANEMTIVLKRTDGKDIYNPVTMRKLDELTQGVLKIKGVNPLQVTSATHPKVKQIMIGQLGVDVQPLTYPAVKGYPSNEEECDIFRKTVYGQDGIRGFFISLDDKSAAVYAAFWEEGLDFDYLFTTVNELTASVSDEAHECQVSGYPMLYAWMAHYKLQLMLVLLVTMLLMMVTLIVYFRSLRGLVIPVVSGILSGIWGLGFAGVMGYNIDPLLLVVPVLLSARALSHSCQCMDRFHQEFAVIGDKNKAIVKAYSAVFAPCLVGGFTDGLGCLTICIATIPLMQKLAYVASFWVISILMCVTILNPIILSFLPAPPIEEKVKVRNWLGKRKFSVWSIVYQKIMDFILGLSGPRMKWVTLGVIIVLVSGGFYTAMHLKIGDSSAGGAILYSDHPYNVAAKTMNEGFLGDSKLVVVLKGREKGAIKDQQTLNTMEKLGDFMQNNIPNVGGTASLADMVRNINRMYHDGVPKWEMVPQDSKTLGQIYFMLAGGMAPGEMDMKVSMPDYTDSNVTAYFRNYNHATIKQAIEKTSEFAQTVNADPNSKVDIKLAGGILGILAAVNEEVEWSYWAIFIVIFTSIFLLCAITYRSWKAALILILPVYVSQVVCEMFMMLNHIDLNIDSLPVASVGVGVGIDYGIYLMSRLKEECAKTNDFELAKLMALTTTGKTIMFTAITLMLALIPWLFSSIKFQAEMGILILVLMVFNMIGAIVFLPALTAVFKPNFVKRMGTTEPINKTAIAVG; encoded by the coding sequence ATGGAGGAGAGCGGCGGAAAATTCTGGGCCAGCATCGTTGAACGGCAGTTGAAGTATCGATACTGGGTCATGGCCGGAATGATTGTATTAACCTTGTTTTTTGCCCAGGAGATATTTTTCAAACTCAAGATTGAGACGAACTTTTTTGAACTTTATCCACCGAAACATCAATATATCCAGTTGTATAAAGAGTTTCGAAAGATGTTCGGATCCGCCAACGAGATGACCATCGTTCTAAAAAGAACGGACGGCAAGGACATCTACAATCCGGTCACCATGCGTAAGTTGGACGAATTGACGCAAGGCGTCCTTAAAATAAAAGGCGTCAATCCGCTTCAGGTTACCTCCGCCACCCATCCCAAGGTCAAACAGATCATGATCGGGCAGCTCGGCGTGGATGTTCAGCCGTTAACCTATCCGGCGGTAAAGGGATATCCTTCAAACGAAGAAGAGTGCGACATTTTCAGGAAAACGGTCTACGGGCAAGACGGTATTCGCGGGTTTTTCATCTCCCTCGACGATAAATCCGCGGCCGTGTATGCAGCCTTCTGGGAGGAAGGCCTGGACTTCGATTATCTTTTTACCACCGTCAATGAACTGACCGCAAGTGTGTCGGATGAAGCCCATGAATGCCAGGTCAGCGGGTATCCCATGCTCTATGCATGGATGGCGCACTACAAACTCCAATTGATGCTTGTATTGCTGGTAACCATGCTGCTGATGATGGTCACGCTGATCGTGTATTTTAGAAGTCTTAGAGGGCTTGTGATTCCGGTTGTTTCTGGCATCCTGAGTGGCATTTGGGGATTGGGCTTTGCAGGCGTGATGGGATATAATATCGATCCATTGCTGCTGGTCGTTCCGGTGTTGCTTTCCGCAAGAGCCCTGTCGCACTCCTGCCAGTGCATGGATCGATTTCACCAGGAGTTCGCCGTCATAGGAGACAAAAACAAAGCCATTGTAAAAGCGTATTCGGCGGTTTTCGCACCATGCCTCGTCGGCGGGTTTACGGACGGGCTTGGGTGTCTGACCATCTGTATCGCCACCATCCCGCTGATGCAAAAGCTGGCTTATGTCGCCAGTTTCTGGGTAATCAGCATTCTGATGTGCGTTACCATCCTGAATCCGATTATACTTTCCTTTCTGCCGGCGCCGCCGATAGAGGAAAAGGTTAAAGTCAGAAACTGGCTGGGGAAAAGAAAATTTTCGGTTTGGAGTATTGTTTATCAGAAAATCATGGACTTTATCCTGGGGTTGTCCGGACCAAGAATGAAATGGGTGACCTTGGGTGTCATTATTGTTTTGGTGTCCGGCGGGTTTTACACGGCCATGCATCTGAAAATCGGGGATTCGAGTGCCGGCGGGGCCATTTTATATTCGGACCATCCTTATAATGTGGCCGCCAAGACCATGAACGAAGGCTTCCTGGGTGACTCCAAACTGGTGGTGGTGCTGAAGGGCAGGGAGAAAGGTGCCATCAAGGATCAACAGACCCTGAACACAATGGAAAAGCTCGGGGACTTCATGCAGAACAATATCCCCAATGTCGGCGGAACCGCCAGCCTTGCCGACATGGTTCGGAATATCAACCGAATGTATCATGACGGGGTTCCCAAATGGGAGATGGTGCCGCAAGACAGCAAAACCCTGGGGCAGATCTACTTTATGCTTGCAGGTGGCATGGCGCCGGGCGAGATGGACATGAAGGTCAGCATGCCGGATTACACCGACTCCAATGTCACGGCGTATTTCAGAAATTACAACCATGCAACCATCAAACAGGCAATTGAAAAAACATCGGAATTTGCGCAAACGGTCAATGCGGATCCCAATTCAAAAGTAGATATCAAGTTGGCCGGTGGTATTTTAGGGATTTTAGCTGCCGTAAATGAGGAAGTGGAATGGTCCTACTGGGCGATTTTTATCGTCATTTTCACTAGTATTTTTCTTTTATGTGCTATTACCTACCGCTCATGGAAAGCGGCGCTGATCCTGATACTCCCGGTTTACGTTTCCCAGGTGGTCTGTGAGATGTTTATGATGTTGAATCATATTGATCTGAACATTGACAGCTTACCGGTGGCTTCTGTCGGCGTTGGTGTTGGAATCGACTATGGCATATATTTGATGAGCCGACTAAAAGAGGAGTGCGCCAAAACAAACGATTTTGAACTGGCCAAACTAATGGCGCTGACTACCACCGGAAAAACCATCATGTTCACTGCGATTACGCTGATGCTCGCGCTGATTCCCTGGCTCTTTTCATCCATCAAGTTTCAAGCGGAGATGGGGATATTGATCCTTGTCTTGATGGTGTTCAATATGATCGGTGCCATTGTATTTTTGCCGGCCCTGACGGCGGTTTTTAAACCCAATTTTGTCAAGCGAATGGGGACGACGGAACCTATAAATAAAACTGCAATTGCAGTTGGATAG
- a CDS encoding YCF48-related protein, whose translation MNSHWDLADAKPGRIPAKSLSYNFYDICRVDDQNFWVCGKSGLLYRTQDAGLTWERMRIGADQSLFGVVFLSETRGIIVGQEGLVMATDDAGKTWEKVNTPADQALLTLDFYDDRHGMAAGDWGKIIATNDGGKTWRNVSLEEDILLYCIKLTGPEEAWMATEMGRIYHTTDGGKTWDKQALAYGTLTAIDFDNCGNGVAVGIEGLVLRTTDGGKTWESSTITKESLYNIRFNDRIALIVGDAGTIFYQVPEPKKECPIGGVWIGDNWKPIKVPVELRANWLQCIELKGPQQFIIGGARGSISYVHGTTLIWPGAGE comes from the coding sequence GGATCTTGCCGATGCCAAACCGGGAAGAATCCCCGCCAAATCGTTGAGTTATAATTTTTATGATATCTGCCGCGTTGATGACCAGAACTTCTGGGTGTGCGGAAAGTCCGGGTTACTTTATCGGACGCAAGACGCCGGCCTGACATGGGAGCGGATGCGTATTGGTGCCGACCAGTCCCTTTTCGGCGTCGTTTTTCTGAGCGAGACCCGCGGCATCATCGTCGGGCAAGAGGGGCTGGTAATGGCGACGGACGATGCGGGAAAGACGTGGGAAAAAGTGAATACCCCTGCGGATCAAGCGCTCCTGACCCTGGACTTTTATGATGATCGGCACGGCATGGCCGCCGGAGACTGGGGGAAGATTATTGCCACAAATGATGGCGGAAAGACATGGCGAAACGTGTCCCTGGAAGAGGATATCCTGCTGTACTGCATTAAACTGACAGGTCCCGAAGAGGCCTGGATGGCCACTGAAATGGGGAGAATATACCACACCACGGATGGCGGAAAGACCTGGGATAAACAGGCACTGGCATACGGCACATTAACCGCGATCGACTTTGATAACTGTGGTAACGGAGTGGCCGTTGGAATTGAGGGACTTGTCCTTCGAACCACCGATGGGGGGAAAACCTGGGAGAGCAGCACCATCACGAAAGAGTCCCTTTATAATATAAGGTTCAATGATCGAATAGCGCTCATCGTTGGAGATGCCGGCACCATTTTTTATCAGGTCCCGGAGCCGAAAAAGGAATGCCCGATAGGGGGCGTCTGGATCGGGGACAATTGGAAACCCATTAAGGTGCCGGTCGAGCTTCGGGCGAACTGGTTGCAATGCATTGAACTCAAAGGCCCGCAGCAGTTTATAATCGGCGGTGCGCGGGGATCTATTTCCTATGTTCACGGCACAACATTGATTTGGCCCGGGGCCGGCGAATAA